The DNA sequence TTTTTTTATTAAGTCAACTACTAGACCTATAATTTTTTAAAAAAATTTACTTTTATATAAATAAATTCATTTTTTTAGAATCTAATCATCAAATTTTTGGTACTTTTTTACCTAAGCTCCTAGATAAGCTTTCTTTACATTGACATCATTCAATAGATCTTCTGATTTTCCCTCTATTGTAATTTTTCCTGTTTCAATAACATAGGCATAGTCAGCTACAGATAAAGCCATTTTAGCATTTTGCTCTACCAATAATATAGTTACTCCAGCTTCTTTTAATTTTTTTATTACAGAGAAGATCTCTTTAACAAATAGAGGGGAAAGTCCCATAGAGGGTTCATCTAAAATTAGTAGTTTGGGTCTGCTCATAAGAGCTCTTCCCATAGCTAACATCTGTTGTTCTCCACCAGATAGTGTTCCAGCTAGTTGATTTTTTCTCTCTGCCATTCTTGGAAATACCTCATAAAATTTAGCTCTATCTCTCTCAAGATTCTCTGGGGTGTCATTAACTGTAAAGGCTCCCAATTTTAAATTATCTTTAACAGGAAGTTTTGCAAAGACTCTTCTCCCTTCAGGCACTTGTGCAATTCCCATTTGACAAATTTTATGACACTCTACCTTAGTTATCTCCTTCCCTTCAAACTTGATTTTTCCCTCTCTTGATTGAATAAGAGCAGATATAGTTTGTAGAGTAGTTGTTTTCCCAGCTCCATTTGCTCCTATAAGAGAAACAACCTCTCCCTTTTTAACTTTTAACGAGATTCCTTTTAAAGCGTGAATATTATCATAATAAACATGTAAATTTTCAACTTCAAGCATTAAATCTTTCTCCATTATACTTCCTCCTCAAATTCATCACTATCTTTTCCTAAGTATGCAGTTACAACTGCTGGATCATTTACAACTGTCTGTGGATCTCCACTTGCTATGATTGTTCCATGATCTAGAACTATCAATCTTTCACAGATTCCCAATACCAACTTCATATCGTGTTCAATTAAAAGAATAGCAATTCCAAACTTATCTCTTATCAATTTAATTGTATTCATAAGCTCATCTGTTTCTGTTGGATTCATCCCAGCAGCTGGTTCATCTAAAAGTAAGACCTTTGGATTTGTAGCCATAGCACGAGCTATCTCTAATTTTCTCTGTTGTCCATATGGAAGGCTTCCTGCAGGATGGTCTGCATACTTATCTAAATCAAAAATCTTTAAAAGTTTAAGAGCTTTTTTCTTAGCTATTTTCTCTTCTCTCCAAAATCTCATTAGACGAAAGATTCCTGTAAATACTCCGTATTTCATATTGAAATTATTAGCAACTAAAACATTTTCTAGCACACTCATATTTTTAAAAAGTCTGATATTTTGGAATGTTCTAGCTAACCCTTTTCTCACTAATTTATGAGTAGGTGTTTTCTTAACTATCTCTCCATTAAAAGTATATGTTCCAGAAGTAGCTGAATACACTCCTGTCAAAATATTAAAAACTGTTGTCTTTCCAGCTCCATTTGGACCAATAAGTCCAACTAGCTCCTTCTCTCTCAACTCTAAATTAAAATCACTTACAGCTCTTAAAGCTCCAAAATTTATGTTAATATCTTTAGCATGTAGAATTCTATTTTTCATTTGTTGTCCCCCTTCTAGTAATAAATCTCTCAACAAACTTTGAAATTCTAAACTCCTTACGTCCCAATAATCCAGTTGGACGGAAAATCATTGTCAATATCAATAGTAGAGAGTAAACAATCATACGATAATCTGAAAACTCTCTTAAAGCTTCTGGCAATATAGTTAAGACAATAGCTGAAAGAATAGATCCTGTAAAGCTTCCCATTCCTCCCAATACCACCATAACCAATATATTTATAGAGTAGTTAAAATCAAACTGTCTAGCTCCTAAGATTCCAAGGTTATGAGCATATATTCCACCAGCAACTCCAGCGAAAACAGCTGAAACTGTAAAAGCAAACGTCTTATAATAAGTTGTGTTAATTCCTGAAGCTCCACTGGCAATCTCATCATCTCTAATAGCAAGTATAGCTCTTCCGTGACGACTTGTCATCAATGAGAACATCATCATTACACAGATAACCATAACAATGTAGATGATACCAAATTTATTAAAACGAGGGATTCCTCTAAGTCCCTGTGCTCCACCAGTAAAATTAAAATACTCTATTAAAACTCTGATAATCTCTCCAAAAGCAAGTGTTATAATTGCAAGATAGTCACCATTAAGTCTCAAAGCTGGGATTCCAATTATAATTCCAACTATACCTGCTACAATACCACCAAGTATTAGAGCTACCAAATACCCAGGTAATCCGTCTAACAATCCTGTCTTAGCAAAAAGAGCTGCTGCATAAGCACCTATTGACATAAATCCAGCATGTCCAATTGTAATCTGTCCAAGACAACCAACTGTTATATTCAAACTAACTGCTAAAATTATATTTATACAAATGAAAATCATAACTGTACTTTGATATCTCGAGATAACTCCATTACTTATTAATGTAGTTAGAAAAAAATATCCAATTACTACCAATACTAAAGTTAAGATATAACTCCATTTTTTTGTTCTATCCATTGTTCTCCCCCTAAACTTTCTCTTTTAAATTCTTTCCAAACAATCCTGTAGGCTTAACTAATAAAACAACAATTAAGATCATAAATACAAAGGCATCAGCTAATTGAGATGATAGATAAGCTCTTGTTAGACTTTCTACTACTCCCAAAATGAATCCTCCTACAACAGCTCCAGGAAGAATTCCAATACCACCAAGAACAGCAGCAATAAAAGCTTTTATTCCAAGCATTGATCCCATAAGTGGCTGAACTTGTGGATAAGCTGATACATATAGTACTGAAGCAATAGCAGCTAGTCCACTACCAATAGCAAAAGTAAGTTGGATAGTACTATTTACATTTATTCCTACAAGTTTAGCTGCTCCATAATCCTCACTAGTAGCTAACATTGCCTTTCCATATTTTGTTTTTTTCATAAAATACTGTAATCCAATAGATAGAATTAGAGTTACTACAATTGTGACAACTGTACCATAGTTTAGATAAAGTTCTCCAAATCTAATAGGTTCCTGTGTAAAAACTTTAGGGAAAGCTCTAGTATTTGGAGTGAAGATCTTCATAAAAAGATTTTCTAATAATAGGCTTACTCCTATGGCTGTGATTAAGTTAGAGATTCTTGGTGAATTTCTAAGTGGTCTATAAGCAATTCTCTCTGTTAACATTCCCAATACAACACATATAACAATAGCAGGTACTACTGTAAGCCACACGGGTAATCCCATTCTTGTAAAAACTGGAATACTAAATAGAGAAACATATGCTCCTACCATAATGATATCACCATGGGCAAAGTTGATAAGTTGTGCTATTCCATAAACCATAGTATAACCAAGTGATACTAGTGCATAAATACTTCCTATTTGTAAACCGTTGATAATTTGCATCATAAATTCCATTTTTTCTCTCCTCTCAAGATCTACTTGGGGAACTTGGAGTTAAACTCCAGTTCCCTCAAGCTTTTTTTATTTTTAGTTTGGTTGAATTACAGAATCAAAAGTGTATTTACCATTAACAATTTTTAAAACTGTAACTGCTTTAACTGGGTTATTTTTATCATCAAATTTAAGGTGTCCTGTAACTCCATCAAAGTCACTCTCTTTAATTGCTTTTACAATAGCATCTTTATCAGTTGATCCAGCTTTTTCAATTGCATCTTTCATTAGATAAGCAGCATCATATGATAAGGCAGAGAAAGATGATGGATCTTCATTGTACTTCTCTCTATATGCTTTTAAGAATTTTTGTACTTTTTCACTAGGATCATCTAATGAGTAATGGTTAGTGAAGTAACTGTTCTCAATAGCTCCATATGCTGATGGATCCAATGCCTTTGCTACACCATCCCAACCATCTGGTCCAATTAGAGTTGCTGTAAGTCCAACCTCTCTAGCCTGTGTTGAGATAAGTGCTGCCTGTTCATAGTAATCTGGAATAAGTAGTACATCTGGATTTGTTGCTGCAACTTTAGTAAGTTGTGCTCTAAAATCTTTATCTCCCTCTGCATATCCCTCTTTAGCAACAATGTTTAATCCCAATCTATTAGCCTCTTCAACAAAAGCTTTTGTTACTCCATCTGAGTGGTCACTAGAGTTATTTACTAAGATAGCTACTGCTTTAGCACCTAAATTATTTTTAGCTAAGTTTGCTAAGATAACTCCTTGATATGGGTCAGTAAAGCAGATACGAAATACATTAGGACCAGCTTCTGTAATATTGAATTGTGTTCCTGTTGGTGTGATCATTGGCATATTATCTTGAGCAGCAACTTCTGCAATTGCAAGTGTAGGTTTTGATGGAGCATCTCCAATAAAAGCTACAATTCCTTCATCAACTAATCTATTATAAGCTGTAATCGCTTCTGTTGAATCTCCCTTTGAATCTAAAACTGTAAATTCTACTTGCTTACCTAAAATTCCTCCATTTTTATTGATCTCTTCCATAGCTAACTTTGCACCGTTTGTTGCTGTTACTCCATAGATAGCTAATGGTCCTGTCAATGGTGATGTAGAACCAATTTTTAATGTTTCACTCTCTTTTGGAGCTGTAGTTGTCTCCTTTTCTCCTCCACAAGCTGTGATCAGTAGTGATAGTCCTAGAAGCATTGTTGTTAATTTTTTCATTTTGAATCCCCCTTATAATCTTAATTAATTTTTATTTTTGTTTGTTAAAAAAGTATCTTTGTTATTAATAATTGTACAATTTTTTTAGTTATAAAAAAAACAGCCTAATTAGGCTGTTATTAATCAATGAAATATAGATTCACTCTATCAATTAATTTATATAGTAATGGATATAACTATACTATTAGCCTAACATAATTTTTTGTATATGAAAATAAACTCATTATTATTTGTATGAGTGATATTATACATATGACAAATATTATTATGTTAAGTGTAAACATAGTTATTTCCTCCTTCTTCAATTACTTTTTTAACTTGTTGTAATGAAGTATACTCCTAAACTAAAAAAAAATCAAGCTATTTTTTAATTTTTTTTTATGAAGGAAAAAAATACTTCTTATACCTATATTTTTTTATAATAGTACTAAATTTTTAATACTCAATTTTCTATAATTGAACACTGTTTCAAAAGTTACTACTGTAATTTAGTTAAAAAGATTATTTATTTTATTTTTTAATTTTTCAGTATCAACTAGATATTGTTTTACATCTTTTAACTCTCCATTCTCATATACCTCAGTAAGAATAAGCTTTTTATCCTCTGTGTATCTATCCCAATTTCCATTTTTCTTACCATTTAAAAACTCTCCAGTATATGCTATCTCTCCATTTCTGTGATAAGAGTAATATTTACCAATAGGCTCTCCTAATTTATAATCAATCTTATCCTCTATTTGTCCATTTTCATAATAATATACCTGCTCTCCATCAAACTTTCCATCTTTGAATTTCTCTACAAGTTTCTTTTGTCCATTACTGTATTTGTCAACAACTTTTCCAGTGAATGGAGTATCTGCGTTTACTGTATATACAATTCCATTTCTTACCTGTTTTTGAGAGTAATCTATCTCCTTAGCACAACCTGTTAAAGCTAATATAATAAGTGATGCAATAGCTAATTTTTTCATAATATAACCTCCAACTATTTATGTAACAACTTATTGTAACATATTTTTTTAGATATAGTATATTAAAACTTGATAATTTGGCAAAAGTTTTATAAAATAGGTATTATACAGTGTTGTAATATCTTGATAGTTGAGATATTCTCTTCTTACTTTTTCATAATTAATACTAAAATTACAATACTTTTGTACTTATATATATTCAGTAAAAAAAAGATATATATTTTTTATATTTTTAAAAATTAATTTTCAAGAGTAGTATATATCTAAGATGCATATGTAAGGGGGTATTTTTATGAAAAAGTTTGTATTATTTATGTTAGGGCTCTCTATTTTTATTACTGGTTGTGGAAGTGATAAAGATAAAACAGAGGAAAAATTGACTAAAGAAGTTATTGTCTCACAGGGATCAAAGCCTAAAAGTCTAGATCCTAATATGTATAATGAGATTCCTGCATTAACTATTACAGAACAAATTTTTAACACATTACTTAGGGTTGATGAGAATGGAAATATTGTTCCAGAGTTAGCAGAGTCTTATGAGTATATCACACCTACTGAACTTGTTATTAAATTAAAACAGGGGATAAAATTTCATAACGGGGATACTTTAACAGCTAAAGATGTTGTTTTCAGTATCAATAGAATGTTGAGTAAACCTGCTAGTAAAATAATGATTGATGCTATTTCAAAGGTAGAAGCAGTAGATGATAATACTGTTAAGATAACTCTATCAAAAACATCATCACCACTACTATTTGGATTGGCACACCCATTAACTGCTATCTTAAATGAGAGAGATACAGTTGCCAAAAATGACACTATTGCTACTGCACCAGTAGGAACAGGGCCATATAAGTTTATAGAATGGGGTAGTGGAGAAAAGATAGAATTAGTAGCTTTTGATGAGTATTTTGAAGGAAGACCTAAAATAGATTCCTTAGTGTATAGAGCTATTACAGAAAATAGTAGTAGATTAGCTGCTCTAGAAACTGGTGAAATAGATATTGCTTACAATATGGATGCCATTGATGGTGATATTGTTGAAAAGAACAAGGATCTTCATTTAATTTCTCAGCCAACTACATCAACAGAGTATATTACTTTTAATACAACTGTTGCTCCTTTTGATAATAAGGACTTTAGAAAAGCTGTAAACTATGCTCTTAATAAACAAAGTATGTCAGATTCAATATATATGGGAAAAGCTAAACCAGCTAACTCTATAATCAATCCAAATGTATTTGGATATACTGATACTGTTGAAGGTTATCCTTACAATGTAGAAAAAGCTAAGGAGTATCTAGAAAAATCTGGTGTTACTGATAGAAGTTTTACACTATTTGTAAATGATAATCCTACTAGAGTTCAATTAGCTCAAATCATTCAAGCTAACTTAAAAGATATTGGTATAGATATGAAAATTGAGATTTTAGAGTGGGGAGCTTATCTTCAAAGATCTGCTCAAGGTGAACACCAAGCTCTATTAGGTGGTTGGGTTTCTGGTACATCAGATGCTGACATTGTTCTATATCCTCTACTACATAGTGCTTCACATGGTGGTGCTGGAAATAGATCTTTCTATACTAACAAAGAGTTTGACAGTATAGTTGATAAAGCTAGACTTGTCTCTTCTCCTGAAGAGAGAAAGGAATTGTTTGTAAAAGCTCAAGAGATTTTACAAGAGGATTCTCCATTAGGTATTTTACTATATAAAAATGAAAATATAGGTGTTAATAACAAGGTAAAAGGATTTAAGTTTGATCCTACAACAATGCATAATTTAAAAGATTTAGACATAGAAAACAAATAACAAAGGGAGTGGAAAGATATGGATATCAATTTAGATGTTGAGTACGTACTAGATATGACAATGGAGCTACTAAATATTCCAAGTCCAGTAGGTTATACTGATGATGCTATGGAAAGAATAGGAACTGAATTAGATGATCTAGGAGTTTCTTATAGCCTAACTAGAAAGGGAGCTATATTAGGATTTATTCCTGGTGAGGATAATAACTATAAGAAGATGATCTCAGCTCATGTGGATACACTTGGAGCTATGGTTAAAAGAATAAAGCCAAATGGTAGATTAGAGCTTGTAAACCTAGGAGGAGTAAACTGGGGAGGAGTAGAGGGAGAGAATATCCTTGTACACACTTTAGATGGTGACGTGATTGAGGGAACTATAGTGCCTGTTAAAAGCTCTGTTCATATCTATGGAGATGAGGCTAGAGAACTTCCAAGAAACTCTACTACTATGGAAGTAAGATTAGATGAGGAGATCTACAATAAAGAGGACACTGAACAACTTGGAGTAAGAGTAGGAGATTTTGTTTCATTTGATCCTCGTACAGTTATAACTGAGAGTGGTTATATTAAATCAAGATTTATTGATGATAAGATCTGTATTGCTCAAGTATTGGGATATATCAAATATCTAAAGGATAATAATTTAAAACCTAAAAATGGTCTTTACATATATATCTCTAACTATGAAGAGATTGGACATGGAGTTTCTATAGTTCCTGATGATATGGACGAGTTTATAGCTTTAGATATCGGACTTGTAGGAGAAGATGCTCTAGGTGATGAGAAAAAAGTAAGTATTGCTGCTAAAGATTTTAAAACTCCATATGATCTAAGTGTAAGACTTGGTCTAACTGAAGCAGCAGAGTTAAATAATATAGGATATACAGTAGATGTGTATAATAGATATGGTTCAGATGCAAGTGCTGCAATTTTACAGGGATTTGATTTCAAATGTGGTTGTATAGGACCAAGTGTTGAATCTTCTCACCACTATGAGAGAACTCATATTGATGGTGTGCTTGAAACAATAAAACTATTAGTTGCTTATCTATAAAAAGAAAGAGGCTGTTGCGTTTGTTTTGCAACAGCCCTTATTTATTGTATTAAAAATCTTACTTCTCTATAAACTTAACTTCAACTCTTCTGTTATTAGCTCTTCCCTCTTTAGTTTTATTTGTATCTACAGGTCTTAATTCACTATAACCTTGAGTTTCATATTTTATATTTTCTGATTTTTTAATATCTTTTATAAATTCTCTCTTAACAGTTTCAGCTCTTCTTTCAGAAAGTCCTTGGTTGTACTCTACTGATCCACAACTATCTGTATGTCCCTCTAATCTTAGAGTTCCTTTTAGATTATAAGTATCTATAATCTTACTTCCAGCTGCAACTATCTTTTGCTCTCTAGGTTTTAAGTTATCTTTATCAAAGTCAAAGTGGTTATCCATTAAATGGAATACATTTCTTAATGTTGTTACAGCATCTTCTTGGTTAAATTTGTAGTTAAATCTTAGTCCTACTCTCCAGTAATCCT is a window from the Fusobacterium sp. SYSU M8D902 genome containing:
- a CDS encoding branched-chain amino acid ABC transporter permease; the encoded protein is MEFMMQIINGLQIGSIYALVSLGYTMVYGIAQLINFAHGDIIMVGAYVSLFSIPVFTRMGLPVWLTVVPAIVICVVLGMLTERIAYRPLRNSPRISNLITAIGVSLLLENLFMKIFTPNTRAFPKVFTQEPIRFGELYLNYGTVVTIVVTLILSIGLQYFMKKTKYGKAMLATSEDYGAAKLVGINVNSTIQLTFAIGSGLAAIASVLYVSAYPQVQPLMGSMLGIKAFIAAVLGGIGILPGAVVGGFILGVVESLTRAYLSSQLADAFVFMILIVVLLVKPTGLFGKNLKEKV
- a CDS encoding ABC transporter substrate-binding protein translates to MKKFVLFMLGLSIFITGCGSDKDKTEEKLTKEVIVSQGSKPKSLDPNMYNEIPALTITEQIFNTLLRVDENGNIVPELAESYEYITPTELVIKLKQGIKFHNGDTLTAKDVVFSINRMLSKPASKIMIDAISKVEAVDDNTVKITLSKTSSPLLFGLAHPLTAILNERDTVAKNDTIATAPVGTGPYKFIEWGSGEKIELVAFDEYFEGRPKIDSLVYRAITENSSRLAALETGEIDIAYNMDAIDGDIVEKNKDLHLISQPTTSTEYITFNTTVAPFDNKDFRKAVNYALNKQSMSDSIYMGKAKPANSIINPNVFGYTDTVEGYPYNVEKAKEYLEKSGVTDRSFTLFVNDNPTRVQLAQIIQANLKDIGIDMKIEILEWGAYLQRSAQGEHQALLGGWVSGTSDADIVLYPLLHSASHGGAGNRSFYTNKEFDSIVDKARLVSSPEERKELFVKAQEILQEDSPLGILLYKNENIGVNNKVKGFKFDPTTMHNLKDLDIENK
- a CDS encoding ABC transporter substrate-binding protein, which produces MKKLTTMLLGLSLLITACGGEKETTTAPKESETLKIGSTSPLTGPLAIYGVTATNGAKLAMEEINKNGGILGKQVEFTVLDSKGDSTEAITAYNRLVDEGIVAFIGDAPSKPTLAIAEVAAQDNMPMITPTGTQFNITEAGPNVFRICFTDPYQGVILANLAKNNLGAKAVAILVNNSSDHSDGVTKAFVEEANRLGLNIVAKEGYAEGDKDFRAQLTKVAATNPDVLLIPDYYEQAALISTQAREVGLTATLIGPDGWDGVAKALDPSAYGAIENSYFTNHYSLDDPSEKVQKFLKAYREKYNEDPSSFSALSYDAAYLMKDAIEKAGSTDKDAIVKAIKESDFDGVTGHLKFDDKNNPVKAVTVLKIVNGKYTFDSVIQPN
- a CDS encoding ABC transporter ATP-binding protein; the encoded protein is MKNRILHAKDININFGALRAVSDFNLELREKELVGLIGPNGAGKTTVFNILTGVYSATSGTYTFNGEIVKKTPTHKLVRKGLARTFQNIRLFKNMSVLENVLVANNFNMKYGVFTGIFRLMRFWREEKIAKKKALKLLKIFDLDKYADHPAGSLPYGQQRKLEIARAMATNPKVLLLDEPAAGMNPTETDELMNTIKLIRDKFGIAILLIEHDMKLVLGICERLIVLDHGTIIASGDPQTVVNDPAVVTAYLGKDSDEFEEEV
- a CDS encoding ABC transporter ATP-binding protein, whose product is MEKDLMLEVENLHVYYDNIHALKGISLKVKKGEVVSLIGANGAGKTTTLQTISALIQSREGKIKFEGKEITKVECHKICQMGIAQVPEGRRVFAKLPVKDNLKLGAFTVNDTPENLERDRAKFYEVFPRMAERKNQLAGTLSGGEQQMLAMGRALMSRPKLLILDEPSMGLSPLFVKEIFSVIKKLKEAGVTILLVEQNAKMALSVADYAYVIETGKITIEGKSEDLLNDVNVKKAYLGA
- a CDS encoding branched-chain amino acid ABC transporter permease, with amino-acid sequence MDRTKKWSYILTLVLVVIGYFFLTTLISNGVISRYQSTVMIFICINIILAVSLNITVGCLGQITIGHAGFMSIGAYAAALFAKTGLLDGLPGYLVALILGGIVAGIVGIIIGIPALRLNGDYLAIITLAFGEIIRVLIEYFNFTGGAQGLRGIPRFNKFGIIYIVMVICVMMMFSLMTSRHGRAILAIRDDEIASGASGINTTYYKTFAFTVSAVFAGVAGGIYAHNLGILGARQFDFNYSINILVMVVLGGMGSFTGSILSAIVLTILPEALREFSDYRMIVYSLLLILTMIFRPTGLLGRKEFRISKFVERFITRRGTTNEK
- a CDS encoding M42 family metallopeptidase is translated as MNLDVEYVLDMTMELLNIPSPVGYTDDAMERIGTELDDLGVSYSLTRKGAILGFIPGEDNNYKKMISAHVDTLGAMVKRIKPNGRLELVNLGGVNWGGVEGENILVHTLDGDVIEGTIVPVKSSVHIYGDEARELPRNSTTMEVRLDEEIYNKEDTEQLGVRVGDFVSFDPRTVITESGYIKSRFIDDKICIAQVLGYIKYLKDNNLKPKNGLYIYISNYEEIGHGVSIVPDDMDEFIALDIGLVGEDALGDEKKVSIAAKDFKTPYDLSVRLGLTEAAELNNIGYTVDVYNRYGSDASAAILQGFDFKCGCIGPSVESSHHYERTHIDGVLETIKLLVAYL